In a single window of the Agromyces sp. H17E-10 genome:
- the lpdA gene encoding dihydrolipoyl dehydrogenase yields the protein MSEQNFDIVVLGGGSAGYAAAIRAVELGLTAVVIEKDKLGGTCLHRGCIPTKALLHAAEVAEVSKESAKYGVKTAFEGIDMGGVTAYREGIVSSKWKGLQGLLKARGITVVEGEGRLVSSNTVQVGDDRYVGKNVLLATGSYSRSLPGLEIGGRVITSEQALELDFVPNKVAVLGGGVIGVEFASVWRSFGAEVTIIEALPHLVPNEEESVSKQLERAFRKRGIDFSLGVRFQSVTQNDQGVVVTLENGSTYEADLLLVAVGRGPVTQNLGYEEAGITIDRGFVITDERLQTSVPGVYAAGDIVPGLQLAHRSYQQGIFVAEEIAGLNPIIVEDINIPKITYCEPEVASIGYTEAKAAEKFGAEQVSSFDYNLAGNGKSSILGTGGSIKVIRVNDGPIVGVHMIGGRVGELIAEAQLAVNWEAYPEDIAPFIHAHPTQGEAFGEAVLKLAGKPLHAI from the coding sequence TTGTCCGAGCAGAACTTTGACATTGTCGTCCTCGGCGGGGGCAGCGCGGGCTATGCCGCAGCGATCCGCGCGGTGGAACTCGGCCTCACCGCCGTGGTGATCGAGAAAGACAAGCTCGGCGGCACGTGTCTGCACCGCGGATGCATCCCCACCAAGGCGCTCCTGCATGCGGCCGAGGTCGCCGAGGTCTCGAAGGAGTCGGCGAAGTACGGCGTCAAGACCGCGTTCGAGGGCATCGACATGGGCGGCGTCACCGCCTACCGCGAGGGCATCGTCTCGAGCAAGTGGAAGGGCCTGCAGGGCCTCCTGAAGGCGCGCGGCATCACCGTCGTCGAGGGCGAGGGCCGCCTCGTCTCGTCGAACACCGTGCAGGTCGGCGACGACCGCTACGTCGGCAAGAACGTGCTGCTCGCGACCGGTTCGTACTCGCGCTCGCTGCCGGGCCTCGAGATCGGCGGCCGGGTCATCACGAGCGAGCAGGCGCTCGAGCTCGACTTCGTGCCGAACAAGGTCGCCGTGCTCGGCGGCGGCGTCATCGGCGTCGAGTTCGCGAGCGTGTGGCGCTCGTTCGGCGCAGAGGTGACGATCATCGAGGCGCTCCCCCACCTCGTCCCCAACGAGGAGGAGTCGGTCTCGAAGCAGCTCGAGCGCGCCTTCCGCAAGCGCGGCATCGACTTCTCGCTCGGTGTTCGTTTCCAGAGCGTCACGCAGAACGACCAGGGCGTCGTCGTGACCCTCGAGAACGGCTCGACCTACGAGGCCGACCTGCTGCTCGTGGCCGTCGGTCGCGGACCCGTCACCCAGAACCTCGGCTATGAAGAGGCCGGCATCACGATCGACCGCGGGTTCGTCATCACCGACGAGCGCCTGCAGACGAGCGTCCCCGGCGTCTACGCCGCCGGCGACATCGTGCCGGGCCTCCAGCTCGCGCACCGCAGCTACCAGCAGGGCATCTTCGTCGCCGAGGAGATCGCGGGCCTGAACCCGATCATCGTCGAGGACATCAACATCCCGAAGATCACCTACTGCGAGCCCGAGGTCGCCTCGATCGGCTACACCGAGGCGAAGGCCGCCGAGAAGTTCGGTGCCGAGCAGGTCAGCTCGTTCGACTACAACCTCGCGGGCAACGGCAAGTCGAGCATCCTCGGCACGGGCGGCTCGATCAAGGTCATCCGGGTGAACGACGGCCCGATCGTCGGCGTGCACATGATCGGCGGCCGCGTCGGCGAGCTCATCGCCGAGGCGCAGCTCGCCGTCAACTGGGAGGCGTACCCCGAGGACATCGCCCCGTTCATCCACGCGCACCCGACCCAGGGCGAGGCGTTCGGCGAAGCCGTGCTGAAGCTCGCCGGCAAGCCGCTGCACGCCATCTGA
- the sucB gene encoding 2-oxoglutarate dehydrogenase, E2 component, dihydrolipoamide succinyltransferase, with translation MSESVSLPALGESVTEGTVTRWLKNVGDRVEVDEPLLEVSTDKVDTEIPSPVAGVIEAILVQEDETVEVGTALVTIGDGSGAAAPEAAAPAPAEAPAAPVEQAAPPAPEPVAAPPAPEPVAAPPAAPAAAPAPAPAAPAEPAAPAAPAAPAPAAEAPAPAAPAAPAPAAEAPAPAAPAAAPAAPAAPAAPAAPAAPAAPAAPAAPAAQAAPAASSGAHAGPSGYVTPIVRKLANEQGVDLASVTGTGVGGRIRKQDVISAQAAPAAAASAAPARQPLETSPLRGTTVPMTRLRKVVAERAVVSMTSTAQLTTVVEVDVTRIARLRDRVKADFLAKTGNKLSFLPFFGLAAAEALKAYPIINSTVDGDSIVYPAQENMSIAVDTERGLLTPVIRNAGELDIAGLAAQIADLADRTRNNQLKPDELAGGTFTLTNTGSRGALFDTPVVFLPQSAILGTGVVVKRPVVVSQDGADAIAIRSMVYLALSYDHRIIDGADAARFLTAVKERLEEGAFEADLGI, from the coding sequence ATGAGCGAATCCGTCAGCCTCCCGGCACTCGGCGAGAGTGTCACTGAAGGCACGGTCACCCGCTGGCTGAAGAATGTCGGCGACCGTGTCGAGGTCGACGAGCCGCTGCTCGAGGTCTCGACCGACAAGGTCGACACCGAGATCCCGTCGCCCGTGGCGGGTGTCATCGAGGCGATCCTCGTCCAGGAGGACGAGACCGTCGAGGTCGGCACCGCACTGGTCACGATCGGCGACGGTTCCGGTGCTGCCGCGCCCGAGGCCGCCGCTCCGGCGCCGGCCGAGGCGCCGGCCGCCCCCGTCGAGCAGGCCGCGCCCCCTGCGCCCGAGCCAGTGGCGGCCCCGCCCGCTCCCGAGCCCGTGGCCGCCCCGCCTGCTGCTCCGGCTGCAGCACCGGCGCCCGCGCCCGCCGCTCCGGCCGAGCCCGCGGCGCCCGCCGCGCCTGCTGCTCCCGCGCCCGCCGCAGAGGCACCGGCTCCGGCCGCGCCGGCTGCTCCCGCGCCCGCCGCAGAGGCCCCCGCTCCCGCTGCACCGGCTGCCGCTCCCGCGGCACCTGCCGCTCCGGCAGCACCTGCGGCTCCGGCCGCTCCCGCAGCGCCGGCGGCTCCGGCAGCACCTGCAGCTCAGGCTGCGCCTGCGGCATCGTCGGGTGCGCACGCCGGCCCGTCGGGCTACGTGACGCCGATCGTCCGCAAGCTCGCGAACGAGCAGGGCGTCGACCTCGCCTCGGTCACCGGCACCGGCGTCGGCGGTCGCATCCGCAAGCAGGACGTGATCTCCGCACAGGCCGCTCCGGCAGCCGCTGCTTCCGCCGCACCGGCGCGCCAGCCGCTCGAGACGTCGCCGCTGCGCGGCACGACCGTCCCGATGACGCGCCTGCGCAAGGTCGTCGCCGAGCGAGCCGTCGTCTCCATGACCTCGACCGCCCAGCTCACCACCGTCGTCGAGGTCGACGTCACCCGCATCGCGCGCCTGCGCGACCGGGTCAAGGCCGACTTCCTCGCGAAGACGGGCAACAAGCTGTCGTTCCTGCCGTTCTTCGGTCTGGCCGCGGCTGAGGCGCTCAAGGCGTACCCGATCATCAACTCGACCGTCGACGGCGACAGCATCGTCTACCCGGCGCAGGAGAACATGAGCATCGCGGTCGACACCGAGCGCGGCCTGCTCACTCCGGTGATCCGCAACGCCGGCGAGCTCGACATCGCGGGTCTCGCCGCGCAGATCGCCGACCTCGCCGACCGCACGCGCAACAACCAGCTGAAGCCCGACGAGCTCGCCGGGGGCACGTTCACGCTGACCAACACCGGTTCGCGTGGCGCGCTGTTCGACACGCCCGTCGTCTTCCTGCCGCAGTCGGCGATCCTCGGCACGGGTGTCGTCGTCAAGCGTCCGGTGGTCGTCAGCCAGGACGGCGCTGACGCGATCGCGATCCGCTCGATGGTCTACCTCGCGCTGTCGTACGACCACCGCATCATCGACGGTGCCGACGCCGCCCGCTTCCTGACGGCCGTCAAGGAGCGCCTCGAGGAGGGTGCGTTCGAGGCCGACCTCGGCATCTAG
- a CDS encoding serine/threonine-protein kinase has product MRRSAKTGSTSQSAEPGSAPRMTSAPDTDTMPQAAGSGVVAGYRLLRRVATGDRAEVHLAVEATEPADHDAARHVARRALAVRIYRPGSDDDRIGTEIAAMSADASGTLPALVDVAVLEDGRRILVVERIGGPTLARVLGERVLDPGEATTILAPLVAAAAELTDVGFVHGRLATSDVMIDETGRPRLIGLGAVRALDAAGGAVARTELLRDGHRRLAGLIEEVARSTRRPAAFERAVAVARAGADSRPFERTEGEIERALFAAAPAVPLRTGVNQPGREALPTRFGPSTGVITATGHDADVAHVGTIVPVSTSTSRPRGWRKVLGEVAQLPPVVVDRVADAADAEPAGALRRRARAFVAGRRRTLVVGAATGGAALVLLLTLVPPSADAGRSAGTQDAAAVEVPASGSAESSSASSSPVGTTAGAPSGGAARLGDGSGDEPSDVPSAGPGATGSSAGAADMEAGAAIGAAADPVAAAIELMSVRAECLAKLDAGCLDGVDQPGSAIERADRAMLAAAREGDDPVVADHALDAMSVSAEMGEAVLLRLPYLDPQREPASLLVMRGEAGWRLRELFD; this is encoded by the coding sequence ATGAGACGCTCAGCGAAGACGGGATCGACGTCGCAATCGGCCGAACCCGGCAGCGCACCGCGCATGACGTCGGCGCCCGACACGGACACGATGCCCCAGGCGGCCGGATCCGGGGTCGTCGCGGGGTATCGGCTGCTCCGACGGGTCGCGACGGGGGATCGTGCGGAGGTGCACCTGGCGGTCGAGGCGACGGAGCCCGCCGACCACGACGCCGCACGTCACGTCGCCCGTCGTGCACTCGCCGTCCGGATCTACCGGCCAGGGAGCGACGACGACAGGATCGGCACCGAGATCGCCGCGATGTCGGCCGACGCCTCCGGCACGCTCCCCGCCCTCGTCGACGTCGCCGTCCTCGAAGACGGGCGCCGCATCCTCGTCGTCGAACGCATCGGCGGCCCCACGCTCGCACGCGTCCTCGGCGAGCGGGTGCTCGATCCCGGCGAGGCGACCACGATCCTCGCGCCGCTCGTCGCGGCAGCTGCCGAGCTCACCGACGTCGGTTTCGTGCACGGTCGCCTGGCGACGAGCGACGTCATGATCGACGAGACCGGCCGGCCTCGGCTCATCGGCCTGGGGGCCGTCCGCGCGCTCGACGCCGCCGGCGGCGCGGTCGCCCGGACGGAGCTGCTGCGCGACGGGCATCGTCGACTCGCCGGCCTCATCGAGGAGGTCGCGCGATCGACGCGTCGGCCGGCCGCGTTCGAGCGGGCGGTCGCGGTCGCGCGCGCGGGTGCCGACTCCCGACCGTTCGAGCGGACCGAGGGCGAGATCGAACGTGCGCTCTTCGCGGCCGCGCCGGCGGTGCCGCTGCGGACGGGCGTGAATCAGCCGGGTCGCGAGGCGCTGCCGACCCGCTTCGGGCCTTCGACGGGCGTCATCACCGCGACCGGGCACGATGCCGACGTCGCACACGTGGGCACCATCGTGCCGGTGAGCACGAGCACGAGTCGCCCACGTGGCTGGCGGAAGGTGCTCGGCGAGGTCGCGCAATTGCCGCCGGTGGTCGTCGATCGGGTCGCCGACGCCGCCGATGCAGAACCCGCCGGAGCACTCCGCCGACGCGCGCGAGCGTTCGTCGCGGGGCGACGACGCACGCTGGTCGTCGGAGCGGCGACGGGCGGTGCCGCCCTCGTGCTGCTGCTCACGCTCGTGCCGCCGTCGGCCGACGCCGGGCGGTCGGCTGGAACCCAGGACGCGGCGGCGGTCGAGGTGCCGGCGTCGGGATCGGCCGAGTCGTCGTCCGCCTCGTCGTCGCCGGTCGGGACGACCGCGGGCGCACCGTCGGGCGGCGCCGCGCGACTCGGCGACGGCTCCGGTGACGAGCCTTCCGACGTGCCGTCCGCGGGCCCGGGCGCGACCGGCTCGAGTGCCGGGGCAGCCGACATGGAGGCCGGCGCCGCCATCGGCGCCGCAGCGGACCCCGTCGCCGCGGCGATCGAACTGATGTCGGTCCGTGCCGAGTGCCTGGCGAAGCTCGACGCCGGCTGCCTCGACGGCGTCGACCAGCCCGGCTCTGCGATCGAGCGTGCCGACCGGGCGATGCTCGCGGCGGCGCGCGAAGGCGACGACCCCGTCGTCGCCGACCATGCGCTCGACGCGATGTCGGTGTCGGCCGAGATGGGCGAAGCCGTGCTGCTGCGCCTCCCGTACCTCGACCCGCAACGCGAACCGGCCTCGCTCCTCGTGATGAGGGGCGAGGCCGGTTGGCGGCTTCGGGAACTGTTCGACTAG
- the lipB gene encoding lipoyl(octanoyl) transferase LipB — translation MLDIVVTGLSANSVPYIEGLDLQRAVHRAVVAGERPDTVLLLEHPSVYTAGKRTSPDERPTDGTPVIDVDRGGKITWHGPGQLVGYPILHLAEPIDVVGYVRRLEGVLIDVLRALGVDGRRVDGRSGVWVGSPGLENKIAAIGIRVADGVTMHGFALNCSNSLEPYERIVACGIRDAGVTTITRELGRTVMPSDLVDAVGTRLRVEFEQAIAA, via the coding sequence ATGCTCGACATCGTCGTCACGGGGCTAAGCGCCAACTCCGTGCCGTACATCGAGGGTCTCGACCTTCAGCGCGCCGTCCATCGCGCGGTCGTCGCGGGCGAACGCCCCGACACCGTCCTCCTCCTGGAGCACCCCTCCGTCTACACCGCCGGGAAGCGAACGTCTCCCGACGAGCGGCCGACCGACGGCACACCCGTCATCGACGTCGACCGCGGCGGCAAGATCACCTGGCATGGCCCCGGCCAGCTCGTGGGGTATCCGATCCTGCATCTCGCCGAGCCGATCGACGTGGTCGGCTACGTGCGCCGGCTCGAAGGCGTGCTCATCGACGTCCTGCGAGCGCTCGGCGTCGACGGCCGCCGCGTCGACGGGCGCTCGGGAGTCTGGGTCGGCTCCCCCGGCCTCGAGAACAAGATCGCGGCCATCGGCATCCGCGTCGCCGACGGCGTCACGATGCACGGCTTCGCCCTCAACTGCTCGAACTCGCTCGAGCCGTACGAGCGCATCGTCGCCTGCGGCATCCGCGATGCCGGGGTGACGACGATCACGCGCGAACTCGGCCGCACGGTGATGCCGAGCGACCTCGTCGACGCCGTCGGCACCCGTCTG